In Onthophagus taurus isolate NC chromosome 6, IU_Otau_3.0, whole genome shotgun sequence, a genomic segment contains:
- the LOC111417480 gene encoding protein javelin produces LLVTIGAQHSSLLNGHVANLPEIHKQFCLPDHLQVKGSNQNQKKVEREACLNNLKLSSPPPQPPSAVQKDGGATYRVEGRRSRPQQQLVQRGRKPPRGSLENVSSKPLVGDFVYDVIDDQEELSLRRSRSLALIREDTFNSLEIPAAVGQQRRSQLIPRAKLIDRNLKDNKFLTKGKSQESIYSDLNIPKKRKSTKSESKETASEGDIYGEIDSFGPKSIDSSSLCHGTEKNFSYSEIGLSLPSYYRPPLPNNFNSDTNCETDISSLATSEDKTKEIIDFKRDELIQNNNLDSIPYDENIVLSKNTPLYDSIGDYYAKPFKPKTIRGNPLVYNPPSEVNTRSVQSTYDSDSTLSECINQDRHSEYVESDTNFDEIKLSNENIKLVHEDKVTDNVIYDSECSNIENNPIYDEITKTTHVKEKDKSYSAPDVTRKDLTWTKKKFKESPILRTFVKVPPPEDKESTTSSEEYKTIVSIETDDKLSSCFSSTNSIHESKKHSHNYLKEFLESQRGSRKPLQNFLSKRISRAFSSKPNLSENQYHSLPDISISKNLRKSEKIDRKLRKLEPKVPQETTNRFIVNIGRHFDVTAQSNVPVDFEVKISKISKSKQKEKKKPLLDDREKNFLEAVRTLKQTLGNNSDENQNLTKPEIVAVKTKHGINQEITNLSKRRNGFQLKSTKQQENNKIMEKVPEKPKTSVEEEYQEKVGTIRNYWDKILSGNDPEKSNENKSCKIVEVKTKIDEVKKKFEQEDLNEIPSKVQLAKKIFEKSSKNDRNEKYSTYIKECRDIFENPYFERDHQYESLNPNIVEIVDKKREEKNDEEKQQAPNSGNHKPVFKSKSVIEEPEFDHVRYRVLKSDVFQKKIYANCEKESQFEGLMQYLQDFSFHELLIDNNIVIIEPIRTNVKFEPKKPKTTRNVTPLIHNKKDEENEKSSSLKRRFFYHPIRVNREVNDNELPNPDTVKQVRELFEAGLIRSQSTKELADEVHSYKTDPDKDRCSTTETNSSTSVLSDYGSNENLFESIEDMYYDTQYVSEDILEKIRDQGTSITYYGGRILNKYNGKSDSLTKAIMDEIRKNQTMEDCNCKKIKTVTFIENEKKDSYKGIKFRLLKSNSCSSRLELVGTKNNHNQDLNQNLNQDLNHNLSYNQNLTQDVNQDVKKDVNHNGKQDGNQNVNEDVNQDLNQDCLNKEENFIENSTITLKNNSNLSLTEKNNINENIKIKENESKTGNKIKNNNNSKLQFDYNLEGVRKPPKNDMEFEPYEIADN; encoded by the exons GGTGGAAAGAGAGGCCTGTTTAAACAACTTAAAGTTGAGCTCTCCACCGCCGCAACCACCGTCGGCAGTACAAAAAGACGGGGGTGCCACATACCGAGTCGAGGGGCGAAGGAGCCGCCCCCAGCAACAGCTTGTTCAACGTGGAAGAAAACCACCTAGAGGTAGTTTGGAAAATGTCTCCAGTAAACCTTTAGTGGGGGACTTCGTGTATGACGTTATCGACGATCAGGAGGAATTAAGTTTAAGAAGAAGTAGGAGCCTTGCACTTATTAGGGAAGATACTTTTAACAGTTTAGAAATTCCGGCGGCCGTCGGACAACAAAGGAGGTCGCAACTTATCCCTAGAGCTAAACTCATAGATAGAAATTTGAAGGATAATAA GTTCTTAACAAAAGGTAAAAGCCAAGAATCTATATACAGCGACCTAAATATTCCAAAGAaacgaaaatcaacaaaatctGAAAGTAAAGAGACAGCCAGCGAGGGTGATATCTACGGGGAAATCGATAGTTTTGGTCCAAAAAGTATCGACAGCTCAAGTTTGTGTCACGGAACTGAAAAGAACTTTTCGTATTCTGAAATCGGATTAAGCCTCCCAAGTTATTATCGACCACCGTtaccaaataattttaattctgaCACAAATTGTGAAACCGACATCTCTTCACTAGCAACCTCCGAAGATAAAACCAAAgagataatcgattttaaacgAGACGAACTCatccaaaataataacttagaTAGCATCCCTTACGATGAAAACATCGTTTTGAGTAAAAACACGCCGTTGTACGACTCGATTGGAGATTACTACGCCAAACCATTCAAGCCAAAAACGATTCGAGGTAACCCTCTTGTGTATAACCCCCCTTCAGAAGTTAATACAAGAAGCGTCCAGTCAACCTACGATTCGGATTCAACGCTATCCGAGTGTATAAATCAAGATCGCCATTCGGAGTACGTCGAATCCGATACGAATTTCGATGAGATAAAATTGAgcaacgaaaatataaaacttgTCCATGAAGACAAAGTAACGGATAACGTTATATACGACTCTGAATGTTCAAACATCGAAAATAACCCGATTTACGacgaaattacaaaaacaactcacgtaaaagaaaaagataaatcaTATTCTGCACCGGACGTTACTAGAAAAGATCTTACCTGGACgaagaaaaaattcaaagaatcGCCCATTTTAAGAACTTTTGTTAAAGTCCCACCACCTGAAGATAAAGAATCTACCACCAGTTCGGAAGAATACAAGACCATCGTAAGTATCGAGACAGACGATAAACTCAGCAGTTGTTTTAGCTCGACCAATTCCATCCACGAATCGAAAAAACACAGTCATAACTATCTCAAAGAGTTTTTGGAATCGCAAAGGGGGTCAAGAAAACCGttacaaaactttttatccAAGCGAATTTCAAGGGCTTTCTCAAGCAAACCAAATTTATCTGAAAATCAATACCATTCCTTACCTGACATTTCAATTAGTAAGAACTTGCGAAAAAGTGAGAAAATTGATCGCAAATTAAGAAAGTTGGAACCTAAAGTCCCCCAAGAAACCACGAATCGATTTATCGTTAACATAGGAAGACATTTCGACGTGACAGCTCAAAGTAACGTTCCAGTCGACTTTGaagtcaaaatttcaaaaatttcgaaatcaaaacaaaaagagaaaaaaaagccACTTCTAGACGATCgcgaaaaaaactttttagaaGCAGTCAGAACGCTGAAACAAACTTTAGGTAACAATTCCGATGAAAACCAAAACCTTACAAAACCCGAAATAGTAGCTGTTAAAACTAAACACGGTATTAACCAAGAAATAACAAACTTATCGAAACGAAGAAACggatttcaattaaaatcgactaaacaacaagaaaacaataaaatcatgGAGAAAGTGCCAGAAAAACCTAAAACCAGCGTGGAAGAGGAATACCAAGAAAAAGTAGGgacaataagaaattattggGACAAAATCTTATCAGGAAACGATCCAGAAAAAAGCAATGAAAACAAATCGTGCAAAATCGTCGaagtaaaaacgaaaatagatgaggttaaaaaaaaattcgagcAAGAAGATTTAAACGAAATCCCAAGCAAAGTTCAATTagcaaagaaaattttcgaaaaatcatcaaaaaacgATAGAAACGAGAAATACTCAACCTACATCAAAGAATGTAGAGATATCTTTGAAAATCCTTACTTTGAACGAGATCATCAATACGAAAGCTTAAACCCCAACATCGTTGAAATCGTGGATAAGAAGCGTGAAGAGAAAAACGACGAAGAAAAACAACAAGCTCCCAATTCAGGTAATCATAAACCcgtttttaaatctaaaagtGTTATCGAAGAGCCGGAATTTGACCACGTAAGATACAGAGTATTGAAATCCgatgttttccagaaaaagATTTACGCAAACTGTGAAAAGGAGTCGCAATTCGAAGGATTGATGCAGTACCTTCAAGATTTCAGTTTCCACGAGCTGCTCATCGACAACAACATTGTTATTATCGAACCGATTCGGAccaatgtcaaatttgaaccGAAGAAACCAAAAACGACGAGAAATGTAACACctttaatacataataaaaaagatgaagaaaacgAGAAAAGTTCGTCGCTAAAGCggcgatttttttatcacCCGATTCGGGTTAACAGAGAGGTTAACGACAACGAACTTCCAAATCCTGATACGGTTAAGCAAGTTAGGGAATTATTCGAAGCCGGTTTAATCAGATCGCAAAGTACGAAAGAACTGGCGGATGAAGTTCATTCCTACAAAACCGATCCCGATAAAGACAGATGTTCAACGACCGAAACTAATTCTTCAACTTCCGTTTTATCCGATTACGGAAGCAACGAGAATTTATTTGAATCAATTGAAGATATGTATTACGACACTCAATATGTAAGCGaagatattttagaaaaaattcgCGATCAAGGTACATCAATTACTTATTATGGTggaagaattttaaataaatataatggaAAATCTGACAGTTTAACTAAAGCCATTATGGATGAAATTCGTAAAAATCAAACCATGGAAGATTGTAATTGCAAAAAGATTAAAACCGTTACGTTtattgaaaacgaaaaaaaagatTCTTATAAAGGAATAAAATTTCGATTGCTAAAATCAAATAGTTGCAGCAGTAGACTTGAATTGGttggaacaaaaaataatcataatcaaGATTTGAATCAGAATCttaatcaagatttaaatcataatttaagttataatcaaaatttaactCAAGATGTTAATCAAGATGTGAAAAAAGATGTAAATCATAATGGAAAACAAGATGGAAATCAAAATGTAAATGAAGATGTGAATCAAGATTTAAATCAAGATTGTTTGAATaaggaagaaaattttattgagaATTCAAccattactttaaaaaataattccaatttatcattaacagaaaaaaataatataaacgaaaatataaaaataaaagaaaacgaaagtAAAAcgggaaataaaattaaaaacaataacaacaGCAAATTACAATTTGATTATAACTTAGAAGGAGTGAGAAAACCACCAAAAAATGACATGGAATTCGAACCATATGAAATAGCCGATAATTAA